The following are from one region of the Bacteroidia bacterium genome:
- a CDS encoding cystathionine gamma-synthase, which yields MKFGTKVIHAGIEPDSATGAIMTPIYQTSTYIQKTPGDHKGFEYSRTQNPTRQALEHNLAALENGKTGICFSSGMGAIDAIVKLLNPGDEVIATQDLYGGSYRIFRHIFMKYGLKFHFVDMREPKNIADKINSNTKLIWVETPTNPMLNIVDIEQAVELGRAANALVCVDNTFCSPYLQLPLELGADMVMHSATKYLGGHSDVVMGAIITSDEDLDERLRFIQNSCGAVPGPQDCFLMLRGIKTLHLRMQRHCENGRAIAHFLKQHAAVDQVYWPGFEDHPNHDIAKKQMKDFGGMVSFSLRLNNTESAFKVLSATRLFALAESLGGVESLIGHPATMTHASIPAEERAKGGISDSLIRLSVGVEDADDLIADLEQALG from the coding sequence CGATTCTGCCACCGGGGCCATTATGACGCCCATTTACCAGACCAGCACCTACATCCAGAAGACACCGGGAGACCACAAAGGATTTGAATATTCCAGAACGCAAAACCCGACACGGCAGGCGTTGGAACACAATCTTGCTGCGCTGGAAAATGGAAAAACCGGGATCTGTTTCAGCAGCGGTATGGGCGCTATAGATGCCATTGTCAAACTTCTCAATCCGGGCGATGAGGTAATTGCCACTCAGGATCTGTACGGAGGTTCCTACAGAATATTCAGGCATATATTTATGAAATATGGTTTGAAGTTCCATTTTGTGGATATGCGCGAACCAAAGAACATTGCCGACAAGATCAACAGCAACACGAAACTCATTTGGGTGGAAACGCCAACGAATCCAATGTTGAATATCGTGGATATCGAACAAGCGGTGGAATTGGGACGGGCTGCCAATGCGCTGGTGTGCGTGGATAATACATTTTGCTCGCCTTATCTCCAATTGCCACTTGAATTGGGTGCAGACATGGTCATGCATTCCGCTACGAAATATCTCGGTGGCCATAGCGATGTGGTAATGGGAGCCATCATCACCAGCGATGAAGATCTTGACGAGCGGCTGCGTTTCATTCAAAATAGCTGTGGTGCCGTTCCCGGCCCTCAGGATTGTTTCCTGATGCTTCGCGGAATCAAAACCCTGCACCTGCGCATGCAGCGCCATTGCGAAAATGGTCGCGCCATTGCCCATTTCCTCAAACAACACGCTGCCGTTGACCAAGTCTACTGGCCGGGGTTTGAAGATCATCCGAATCACGACATCGCCAAAAAGCAGATGAAAGATTTTGGCGGTATGGTGTCTTTCTCGCTCCGGCTCAATAATACCGAATCTGCTTTTAAGGTGCTATCTGCCACCCGGCTCTTCGCGCTTGCCGAATCTTTGGGCGGAGTAGAATCGCTCATCGGCCATCCCGCCACTATGACGCACGCCTCTATACCGGCTGAAGAAAGAGCCAAAGGCGGAATCTCTGATTCGCTTATAAGGCTTAGTGTTGGAGTGGAAGATGCTGATGATTTGATTGCAGACCTGGAGCAGGCATTAGGATAG
- a CDS encoding TIGR02757 family protein has product MAPQDILALKPFLDAQAAHFNHPRFIPEDPVSIPHLFTKKQDIEIAGFLAAILAWGQRPAILRKCGELMMWMDHDPHEFMLHHTQADLTPFRSFRHRTFNGTDAICFIRFLSCFYKVHTSLEEAFTSSIKPEDQDTRSALTGFHEQFFAMEDAPQRTQKHIGTPARKSACKRLNMYLRWMVRNDGKGVDFGLWKGISPAQLVCPLDLHVDQVARELGLLSRKQKDWAAATELTANLKLLDPRDPVKYDFALFGMGVSKRSS; this is encoded by the coding sequence TTGGCCCCGCAAGATATTTTAGCGCTCAAGCCATTTCTTGATGCACAGGCAGCGCACTTTAATCACCCCCGGTTCATTCCTGAAGACCCGGTGTCAATTCCCCATCTTTTTACCAAAAAGCAGGATATAGAAATAGCCGGCTTTTTGGCTGCCATCCTGGCGTGGGGACAACGGCCTGCCATTCTCAGAAAATGCGGGGAGTTGATGATGTGGATGGACCACGATCCTCATGAGTTCATGCTGCACCATACCCAGGCCGACCTCACACCTTTCAGATCCTTTCGACACCGCACCTTCAATGGAACGGATGCAATCTGCTTCATCCGGTTTTTATCCTGCTTCTATAAGGTGCATACCTCGCTTGAGGAAGCTTTCACAAGTTCCATTAAACCTGAGGACCAAGATACAAGATCCGCATTGACAGGCTTTCATGAGCAATTTTTTGCTATGGAGGATGCTCCTCAGCGAACGCAGAAACATATCGGTACGCCAGCCAGAAAATCTGCTTGTAAACGGCTGAATATGTACTTGCGATGGATGGTTCGCAACGATGGGAAGGGAGTGGATTTTGGGCTGTGGAAGGGAATCAGCCCTGCGCAACTTGTGTGTCCGCTTGATCTGCATGTAGATCAGGTTGCCCGAGAGCTGGGCCTGCTCTCGCGAAAGCAGAAAGACTGGGCAGCAGCAACGGAACTCACAGCTAACCTGAAACTCCTGGATCCTAGAGATCCGGTAAAGTACGATTTTGCGCTGTTTGGTATGGGAGTCAGCAAAAGGAGCAGTTAG
- a CDS encoding DNA-binding protein, with translation MIIRFEELRKLKDNLPHGGIKQIATELDIDEQTVRNYFGGYNFTNGNYVGVHYEKGPNGGYVELDDDRIYEEARKLQQHELSNA, from the coding sequence ATGATAATAAGATTCGAGGAACTTCGGAAACTCAAGGACAACTTGCCGCATGGCGGAATCAAGCAAATTGCAACGGAACTCGACATTGATGAACAGACAGTAAGAAATTACTTCGGAGGCTACAACTTCACCAATGGAAACTATGTAGGCGTTCACTACGAAAAAGGGCCAAACGGGGGCTATGTTGAACTTGATGACGACCGGATTTACGAGGAAGCCCGTAAACTCCAGCAGCATGAACTTTCCAACGCTTAA